A section of the Streptomyces agglomeratus genome encodes:
- a CDS encoding transposase: protein MPRDVREWLPPEHLCWKVLDVVELLDLSAFENSYRDDGQGGTAYAPASLIALLLYCYSKGVRSSRRIEQACWDDVGCRIITANRRVDHSTVAQFVRRHRAALRCSCRCCRCADDVAWSIFRRWPWTAHRWRRTPHATPTSGSSAWRRPSPSARKRSTR, encoded by the coding sequence ATGCCGCGGGATGTGCGGGAGTGGCTGCCGCCCGAGCACCTGTGCTGGAAGGTGCTCGACGTTGTCGAGTTGCTTGACCTGTCGGCGTTCGAGAACAGCTACCGTGACGACGGGCAGGGTGGGACGGCGTACGCTCCCGCAAGTCTGATCGCGTTGCTCCTGTACTGCTACAGCAAGGGAGTGCGTTCCTCCCGTCGCATCGAGCAGGCTTGCTGGGACGACGTGGGCTGCCGAATCATCACCGCGAACCGGCGAGTGGACCACTCCACCGTCGCGCAGTTCGTACGACGTCACCGTGCCGCCTTGCGCTGTTCGTGCAGGTGTTGTCGCTGTGCGGACGACGTGGCCTGGTCGATCTTTCGGCGGTGGCCGTGGACGGCTCACCGATGGAGGCGAACGCCTCACGCGACGCCAACCAGCGGCTCCAGCGCCTGGAGGAGACCATCTCCCAGTGCGAGAAAAAGATCCACGCGCTGA
- a CDS encoding GNAT family N-acetyltransferase — MSPARGMNLRPYSPADAPAVLVLVEADRIPGQPRTTPAMLSEALEGRSLVDAGWWAELNKPVTQVAVNRAGAVVGVVSYAPRARDYTGQLLCLHCREDETTADALLHHALTALPARRVEAFQFASALSLGLEALPVGHRPATVRALEQAGFTGKRLWRYMRADLPAPTLPRLPHVHIGPDPSDSSRRRLEVRQDGSTVAEAVIGSPVQGVGVLWWIEVAADTRKRGLGRAMLGSVLDALTGLGAKEAILYVDDDAPPGHERDRTAANRLYESAGFAEIDRLHSYTVSGTGLRGGGRSGCAGPLQPGTHLHQSRSLANEDGLVLHRDRRPSVRSTTSCRPVLSDSELVLLQLLLVSLGLGGQALLRASHHPLGGFDFDPDLGGRRLGPFMQSVPGQVGPREPVAQPGQARPVVARVIAIALCCRAIGLDAQRAVYCILHQRVDLFLALGDGLLQALEPLVGVA; from the coding sequence GTGAGCCCCGCACGCGGCATGAACCTGCGCCCGTACAGCCCGGCCGACGCGCCGGCCGTCCTGGTCCTGGTCGAAGCGGACCGGATCCCCGGCCAGCCCCGCACCACCCCCGCCATGCTGAGCGAAGCACTGGAGGGACGCTCGCTTGTGGATGCCGGTTGGTGGGCCGAGCTGAACAAGCCGGTGACCCAGGTGGCCGTCAACAGGGCCGGGGCTGTCGTGGGCGTCGTCTCGTACGCGCCCCGCGCAAGGGACTACACGGGACAGCTCCTGTGCCTCCACTGCCGCGAGGACGAGACGACCGCCGACGCGTTGCTCCACCACGCCCTCACCGCGCTTCCTGCCCGGCGGGTCGAGGCGTTCCAGTTCGCTTCGGCCCTGTCACTCGGCCTGGAGGCTCTGCCGGTCGGCCACCGCCCCGCCACGGTCCGAGCGCTGGAACAAGCCGGGTTCACCGGTAAGCGACTCTGGCGGTACATGCGCGCTGATCTGCCCGCCCCCACACTGCCGCGCCTGCCACACGTTCACATCGGCCCCGACCCCAGCGACAGCAGCAGGCGGCGACTGGAAGTCCGCCAGGACGGCAGCACCGTCGCCGAGGCGGTGATCGGGTCGCCCGTTCAGGGGGTCGGTGTGCTGTGGTGGATCGAGGTGGCCGCCGACACGCGGAAACGGGGTCTGGGCCGGGCGATGCTGGGCTCCGTACTCGACGCGCTGACCGGCCTCGGCGCCAAGGAAGCGATCCTTTACGTCGATGACGACGCGCCCCCCGGCCACGAGCGGGACCGTACCGCCGCTAACCGCCTCTATGAGAGCGCCGGGTTCGCTGAAATCGACCGGCTCCACTCCTACACCGTTTCAGGCACGGGACTCCGGGGAGGGGGCCGGTCGGGGTGTGCGGGCCCGCTCCAGCCAGGCACGCATCTTCACCAGTCGCGTTCGCTGGCGAACGAGGACGGTCTTGTGCTCCATCGGGACCGGCGGCCGTCCGTTCGCTCCACGACGTCCTGCCGCCCGGTCCTCTCGGACTCGGAGCTCGTACTTCTTCAGCTTCTCCTGGTGAGCCTCGGTCTCGGCGGCCAGGCGCTTCTCCGCGCGAGCCACCATCCGCTCGGCGGCTTCGACTTTGATCCGGATCTCGGTGGGCGAAGGCTTGGCCCGTTCATGCAGTCTGTCCCTGGCCAGGTAGGCCCGCGTGAGCCGGTCGCACAGCCGGGACAGGCGAGGCCAGTTGTCGCACGCGTCATCGCCATTGCCCTGTGCTGCCGAGCCATCGGCCTCGACGCTCAGCGCGCGGTCTACTGCATCCTCCATCAGCGCGTGGATCTTTTTCTCGCACTGGGAGATGGTCTCCTCCAGGCGCTGGAGCCGCTGGTTGGCGTCGCGTGA
- a CDS encoding transposase translates to MTSSDEQSQGAGPHPAAHLDGAGMHPRRGIGQGLIAVCTQTINQIRTLIVTAPSEVRDKLRGLSARELIDTLARSRPTGDLGAPTCAVRTALRRLARRYQVLDEEIKDADKEIGTLVTLAAPRLVALPGVGPETAGQLLTTAGDNPDRLRSEAAFAHLCGAAPVPASSGRTNRHRLNRSGDRAANNALHTIVLVRIKCDQRTQEYVARRTAEGMVKKDIMRCLKRFVAREIYRHLPHVIHTSRTLPQTT, encoded by the coding sequence GTGACTTCCTCGGACGAGCAGAGTCAGGGGGCGGGACCACATCCGGCCGCCCACCTTGACGGCGCGGGCATGCACCCGCGACGCGGGATCGGCCAGGGGCTGATCGCCGTGTGTACCCAGACCATCAACCAGATCCGTACCCTCATCGTCACCGCCCCTTCCGAAGTACGCGACAAACTGCGCGGCTTGTCCGCACGCGAGTTGATCGACACACTCGCCCGTTCCCGTCCCACCGGTGACCTCGGCGCCCCTACCTGCGCGGTCAGGACAGCACTCCGGCGGCTCGCGCGCCGCTACCAAGTGCTCGACGAGGAGATCAAGGATGCGGACAAGGAGATCGGAACGCTGGTCACCCTGGCCGCACCCCGGCTCGTCGCGCTGCCCGGGGTCGGCCCCGAAACCGCCGGCCAGCTGCTGACGACCGCGGGTGACAATCCCGACCGGCTCCGCTCCGAAGCAGCCTTCGCGCACCTCTGCGGAGCGGCCCCTGTCCCCGCAAGCTCCGGCCGCACCAACCGCCACCGGCTCAACCGGAGCGGCGACCGCGCGGCCAACAACGCCTTGCACACGATTGTCCTCGTCCGCATAAAATGCGACCAGCGCACCCAGGAGTACGTCGCCCGACGCACCGCAGAGGGCATGGTCAAAAAGGACATCATGCGCTGTCTGAAACGGTTCGTCGCCCGCGAGATTTACCGCCACCTACCTCACGTGATCCACACCTCACGAACGCTCCCACAGACCACTTGA
- a CDS encoding IS110 family transposase has translation MEESKDDHDDGSVARVAAIDIAKATGMVCLRIPHDTIEGRRVQQVWTVASTTNAILELGDRLVCQGVQRVVMEATGSYWRPFFYLLEARGLECWLVNARDVKNVPGRPKTDKLDAVWLAKLAERGMVRASFVPPKPVRQLRDLTRTRTVFIQERTRHKHRVDKALQDAQIKLSDVVSDLFGLSGRAMLDALAAGERNPRALADLARGSLVKKKPALAEALTGQFEEHHGRLLGVLLGTVDHLTTQVQELDRLIADLMKQTTAPYDTGGPSDGDDTGGPSVRDGVTAQELAERLDAVPGIGPATAQIVLAEIGLDMSRFPTPEHLVSWAKLCPRTIQSGAKNTAGPAGKGNPWLKGALGEAANAAARTDTFLGARYRRIVKRRGHAKALVAVARSILVITWHLINDPDARYQELGTDWHQRHLNPARKTRDLVRQLQALGHHVTLAPTIVA, from the coding sequence ATGGAGGAGTCCAAAGACGACCACGACGACGGAAGTGTTGCCCGGGTCGCGGCGATCGACATCGCCAAGGCAACCGGGATGGTGTGCCTGCGCATCCCGCACGACACCATCGAAGGCCGGCGCGTCCAGCAGGTCTGGACGGTCGCGTCCACCACGAACGCGATCCTCGAACTCGGCGACCGGCTGGTCTGCCAGGGGGTCCAGCGGGTGGTGATGGAGGCGACGGGCAGCTACTGGCGGCCCTTCTTCTACCTCCTGGAGGCCCGCGGCCTGGAATGCTGGCTGGTCAACGCACGTGATGTGAAGAACGTCCCCGGCCGGCCGAAGACCGACAAGCTCGACGCGGTCTGGCTGGCCAAGCTCGCCGAACGCGGCATGGTCCGCGCTTCGTTCGTACCGCCCAAGCCAGTCCGGCAGCTACGAGACCTCACCCGCACCCGCACAGTGTTCATCCAGGAACGCACCCGGCACAAGCACCGGGTGGACAAGGCCCTGCAGGACGCGCAGATCAAGCTGTCCGACGTTGTCTCCGACCTCTTCGGTCTGTCCGGCAGGGCCATGCTCGATGCCCTGGCCGCCGGTGAACGCAACCCCCGAGCTTTGGCGGATCTCGCCAGAGGGAGCCTGGTGAAGAAGAAGCCGGCCCTGGCCGAGGCACTCACCGGGCAGTTCGAAGAACATCACGGCCGCCTGCTGGGCGTGCTGCTGGGCACCGTCGACCACCTCACCACGCAGGTCCAGGAACTCGACCGGCTGATCGCCGACCTCATGAAACAGACCACGGCTCCATACGACACCGGCGGGCCGTCGGACGGGGACGACACCGGCGGGCCGTCTGTCCGCGACGGTGTGACCGCGCAGGAACTGGCCGAGCGTCTCGATGCGGTCCCCGGCATCGGTCCCGCCACCGCCCAGATCGTCCTCGCCGAGATCGGCCTGGACATGAGCCGCTTCCCCACCCCCGAACACCTCGTCTCGTGGGCGAAGCTGTGCCCCCGCACGATTCAGTCCGGAGCGAAGAACACCGCCGGCCCGGCGGGCAAGGGCAACCCATGGCTCAAGGGCGCCCTCGGCGAAGCCGCCAACGCCGCTGCCCGCACCGACACCTTCCTCGGCGCTCGCTACCGCAGAATCGTCAAACGCCGCGGCCACGCCAAAGCCCTCGTCGCCGTCGCCCGCTCCATCCTCGTCATCACCTGGCACCTGATCAACGACCCCGACGCCCGATACCAGGAACTCGGCACCGACTGGCACCAGCGCCATCTCAATCCCGCCCGCAAGACCCGCGACCTCGTCCGCCAGCTCCAGGCCCTCGGCCACCACGTCACCCTCGCACCCACTATCGTGGCCTGA
- a CDS encoding pentapeptide repeat-containing protein, with amino-acid sequence MPGWLVVFLAVCGAVIILLALWGLVFPRRLAPRLRHEELTDLREVEGLSKKDPFELADARLRLQNDLRTTALQAVGGLAVLAGAVLAFEQLREDGDQAADAQTLTRQGQASERFTRAIDQLGSSRPETRTGGVYGLEQVASQHREDNRLAVTEVLVAFLHRRAAHSDWNRDCGLPARLGTRAPDLQAAITVIGRQESERADPLLDLSRLDLSRADLREAKLQNTNFFITDLHRADLTGADVSRVNDSREEAANFSRVNLCKAKLVGTNLSGANLSTAYLHGAQADKETIWPRGFDWRDAGVLCKNCS; translated from the coding sequence ATGCCGGGTTGGCTTGTTGTGTTTCTAGCCGTGTGTGGCGCAGTTATCATCTTGCTGGCCCTCTGGGGCTTGGTGTTCCCTCGGAGACTTGCCCCACGGCTGAGACACGAAGAGCTGACAGACCTGAGGGAAGTAGAAGGGCTAAGCAAGAAGGATCCTTTCGAGCTGGCAGACGCTCGCCTGCGATTGCAGAATGACTTGCGTACGACAGCGCTGCAGGCGGTTGGTGGCTTGGCCGTTTTGGCAGGTGCTGTTCTTGCTTTTGAACAGCTCCGCGAAGACGGTGATCAGGCTGCCGATGCACAAACGCTGACCCGGCAAGGACAAGCGAGTGAGCGGTTCACCCGTGCCATCGATCAGTTGGGAAGTAGCCGCCCTGAAACACGAACGGGTGGGGTGTACGGGCTGGAGCAGGTCGCGAGCCAACACCGTGAAGACAACCGGCTCGCAGTTACCGAGGTCCTCGTGGCATTTCTGCACCGCCGAGCAGCGCACTCTGATTGGAACAGGGATTGTGGCCTTCCAGCACGACTTGGCACTCGTGCACCCGACTTGCAGGCTGCCATCACGGTGATTGGACGTCAGGAATCCGAGCGAGCAGACCCTCTGCTTGATCTTTCACGTCTTGATCTGTCGCGTGCCGACCTGAGAGAGGCCAAGCTGCAGAACACCAACTTCTTCATCACCGACCTCCATCGCGCAGATCTAACGGGAGCGGATGTCAGCAGAGTCAATGATTCCCGTGAAGAAGCTGCGAATTTCAGTAGGGTGAATCTCTGTAAAGCAAAGCTTGTGGGAACTAACCTCTCTGGAGCCAATCTTTCTACGGCATACCTCCATGGAGCCCAGGCAGATAAGGAAACCATCTGGCCGCGAGGGTTCGATTGGCGCGATGCGGGAGTCCTGTGCAAGAACTGTTCGTGA
- a CDS encoding Helicase associated domain protein, which yields MVYCIEKLGRGSGAFERGVAALAQYKNRASSLTAPRSHVEHLEDRTEVKLGVFLSNTKSRRAKLTEDKLQALADLGLHWP from the coding sequence GTGGTCTATTGCATCGAGAAGCTGGGCCGCGGCTCCGGGGCGTTCGAGCGGGGCGTTGCGGCGCTGGCGCAGTACAAGAACCGCGCGAGCTCCCTGACCGCCCCCAGGAGCCACGTAGAGCACCTGGAAGACAGGACAGAGGTCAAGCTCGGGGTATTTCTGTCGAACACGAAATCCAGGCGCGCGAAGCTCACGGAGGACAAACTCCAGGCGCTGGCCGACCTCGGACTCCACTGGCCGTAG
- a CDS encoding thioredoxin family protein: MAVLSQMVPLGTPAPGFALPDLVGRTVRRHDFATTPGLLVAFLCNHCPYVRHVEAGLGRLLARYPNLAVVGVCANDADAYPDDRPERLAEQAGRAGWTFPYLVDADQSVARAYQAACTPDFFLYDAQRRLAYRGAMDESTPGSGKPVTGELLDAAITHVLAGEPVPEPHRPSMGCSIKWRE, translated from the coding sequence ATGGCTGTCTTGTCACAGATGGTGCCCCTGGGTACGCCCGCGCCGGGCTTCGCGCTTCCCGATCTGGTCGGCCGGACTGTCCGCCGTCACGACTTTGCCACCACTCCTGGGCTGTTGGTCGCATTTTTGTGCAACCACTGCCCCTACGTGCGCCATGTCGAGGCCGGGCTCGGCAGGCTGCTCGCCCGGTACCCGAACCTGGCGGTGGTGGGCGTCTGCGCCAATGACGCCGACGCCTATCCGGACGACCGGCCCGAACGCCTGGCTGAGCAGGCCGGGCGGGCTGGCTGGACCTTCCCGTACCTGGTAGATGCCGACCAGAGCGTCGCCCGGGCTTACCAGGCCGCCTGCACGCCGGACTTCTTCCTCTACGACGCCCAGCGCCGGTTGGCCTACCGGGGAGCGATGGACGAGTCCACACCGGGAAGTGGCAAACCGGTCACCGGTGAACTACTGGACGCCGCGATCACTCACGTCCTGGCCGGTGAGCCGGTCCCTGAACCCCACCGACCGAGCATGGGCTGCTCCATCAAGTGGCGAGAGTGA
- a CDS encoding transposase, with protein MPSTEPVGSDPAPRPKRRTFTSEYKLRIVAEYDAAPRNEKGAVLRRERLYHSHVKEWRAARDAGALESLVDRRTSPARTRKSAAEVENEKLRQQVGRLQKDLARNKAALEVMGKASALLEMISESAD; from the coding sequence ATGCCAAGCACTGAGCCCGTCGGGTCCGACCCGGCACCGAGGCCGAAGCGTCGTACGTTCACCTCGGAGTACAAGCTTCGGATCGTCGCCGAGTATGACGCCGCGCCCAGGAACGAGAAGGGCGCGGTCTTGCGCCGGGAACGGCTCTACCACTCGCACGTCAAGGAGTGGCGGGCTGCCCGGGATGCCGGGGCCCTGGAAAGCCTGGTCGACCGCCGGACCAGCCCGGCCCGCACGAGGAAGTCCGCTGCGGAGGTGGAGAACGAGAAGCTGCGCCAGCAGGTGGGGCGGCTGCAAAAGGACCTGGCCCGGAACAAAGCCGCACTCGAGGTGATGGGAAAAGCCTCTGCGCTCTTGGAAATGATCTCCGAGAGCGCGGACTGA
- a CDS encoding DDE-type integrase/transposase/recombinase, with product MNSAEYAELPPAQIWARELDAGRYHCSVSTMYRVLREHGQSGERRRQATHPARAVPELVAIAPSQVFTWDITKLAGPAKGIWYHAYVVIDIFSRYIVGHTVERAESAERAEELIRETIDRNGIVPETVHADRGTSMTSKKVSQLLIDLGVTRSHSRPKVSNDNPYSEAQFKTTKYMSDYPNGSIPWRTHASGSRRSRRTATMSTGTRVSAGTHLRVSTSAPPKRSATSAPSPSPRPTPATPNASAAAPHHPKYPGKRGSTTPPNAGNLHHRSHSITNVSLDLKSSGAPINGAPDITDVPVCQRPVLAWAHARAPLRSVRPVRSAPDSLGAAARRPRPCLPLGRRRVVARLPHTAGDGVPADWPVGR from the coding sequence ATGAACAGTGCCGAGTACGCGGAGCTGCCGCCGGCGCAGATCTGGGCCCGTGAGCTGGATGCCGGCCGCTATCACTGCTCGGTCTCCACGATGTACCGGGTCCTGCGCGAGCACGGGCAGTCCGGCGAGCGGCGTCGTCAGGCCACCCACCCGGCCAGGGCGGTGCCCGAACTGGTGGCCATCGCCCCTTCGCAGGTCTTCACCTGGGACATCACCAAGCTCGCCGGACCGGCCAAGGGCATCTGGTACCACGCCTACGTCGTCATCGACATCTTCAGCCGCTACATCGTCGGGCACACCGTGGAGCGTGCCGAATCAGCCGAGCGTGCCGAGGAGTTGATCCGCGAGACCATCGACCGCAACGGCATCGTGCCCGAGACCGTCCACGCCGACCGGGGCACCTCCATGACGTCCAAGAAGGTCTCCCAGTTGCTGATCGACCTCGGTGTCACGCGCAGCCATTCCCGGCCGAAGGTCTCCAACGACAACCCCTACAGCGAGGCCCAGTTCAAGACCACCAAGTACATGTCCGACTACCCGAACGGTTCGATTCCCTGGCGCACGCACGCGAGTGGTTCGAGGCGTTCACGTCGTACTGCAACCATGAGCACCGGCACTCGGGTATCGGCTGGCACACACCTGCGAGTGTCCACTTCGGCACCGCCGAAGAGGTCCGCGACCAGCGCGCCGTCACCCTCGCCGCGGCCTACACCAGCCACCCCGAACGCTTCGGCCGCCGCCCCACACCACCCGAAATACCCCGGCAAGCGTGGATCAACGACCCCGCCAAACGCAGGGAACCTACACCACAGATCTCATAGCATCACAAACGTCTCACTGGACTTGAAATCTTCCGGGGCGCCGATCAATGGTGCCCCAGACATCACAGATGTTCCGGTTTGCCAGCGGCCGGTCCTAGCATGGGCCCATGCCCGAGCGCCGCTGCGATCCGTCCGGCCCGTACGATCTGCGCCTGACTCTCTCGGTGCTGCAGCGCGGCGGCCGCGACCCTGCCTTCCGCTGGGCCGACGGCGCGTTGTGGCGCGTCTTCCGCACACCGCAGGGGACGGTGTGCCTGCGGATTGGCCGGTCGGGCGGTGA
- a CDS encoding pyruvate carboxylase, with amino-acid sequence MFRKVLVANRGEIAIRAFRAAFELGISTVAVFPYEDRNSLHRAKADEAYQIGEKGHPVRAYLSVEEVIKAARKAGADAIYPGYGFLSENPDLAAACAEAGITFVGPPASVLHLTGNKSRAVAAAREAGVPVLKSSEPSTDVETLIGAADSIGFPVFVKAVAGGGGRGMRRVAEPGELREAIDAAMREAESAFGDATVFLEQAVINPRHIEVQILADANGNVVHLYERDCSVQRRHQKVIEIAPAPNLDPELRARICADAVAFAKHIGYVNAGTVEFLVDERGNHVFIEMNPRIQVEHTVTEQVTGRDLVIGQLRIAAGKTLPELRLTQDDIVLTGTALQCRITTEDPANGFRPDTGTISAYRSPGGPGVRLDGGTVHTGAEVSAHFDSMLVKLTCHGHDFDNAARRARRAIAEFRIRGVATNLPFLGAVLDHPGFREGRITTSFIAEHPELIRARPSADRGSRMLTYLAETTVNRPHGPRPQVIDPAAKLPPASLGSASAEGSRQRLAALGPEAFAAELRAQRAVAVTDTTFRDAHQSLLATRVRTRDLLAVAPHVARTAPELLSLECWGGATYDVALRFLAEDPWERLAALREAVPNICTQMLLRGRNTVGYTPYPVEVTEAFVAEAAATGMDIFRIFDALNDVSQMRPAIDAVRSTGTALAEVALCYTADLSNPAEQLYTLDYYLRLAEQIVEAGAHVLAIKDMAGLLRPPAARTLVTALRERFDLPVHLHTHDTAGGQLATLIAAIDAGVDAVDAAVASMAGTTSQPSLSALVAATDHTERATGLSLDAVGGLEPYWEAMRKVYAPFESGLASPTGRVYHHEIPGGQLSNLRQQAIALGLGDRFELIEDCYAAADRMLGRLVKVTPSSKVVGDLALHLVGAGVQAADFESDPGKFDVPDSVIGFLRGELGDPPGGWPEPFRTRALKGRPAQAETPTLSDEDREGLGRERRATLNRLLFPGPTREFEAHREAYGDTSVLPTQDFFYGLEPDTEHTVTLGAGVTLLIELEAISEADERGFRTVLATLNGQLRPVSVRDKSVATEVKAAEKADRGNDRHVPAPFAGVVTLQVEEGSTVSAGQTVATIEAMKMEASITAQCAGTVARLAIGKIQQVEAGDLLIEIG; translated from the coding sequence ATGTTCCGCAAGGTATTGGTCGCCAACCGGGGCGAGATCGCGATCCGCGCCTTCCGCGCGGCGTTCGAGCTCGGCATCTCCACCGTGGCCGTTTTCCCCTACGAGGACCGCAACTCGCTCCACCGGGCCAAAGCCGACGAGGCCTACCAGATCGGCGAAAAGGGCCACCCGGTGCGGGCCTATCTCTCGGTCGAAGAGGTGATCAAGGCCGCGCGCAAGGCTGGTGCCGACGCCATCTACCCCGGATACGGCTTCCTGTCGGAGAACCCCGACCTGGCCGCCGCGTGCGCCGAGGCCGGGATCACCTTTGTCGGCCCTCCGGCTTCCGTACTGCATCTCACCGGGAACAAGTCCCGCGCGGTGGCGGCCGCCCGCGAGGCCGGGGTTCCCGTACTGAAGTCGTCGGAGCCGTCCACGGACGTGGAGACGCTGATCGGCGCGGCCGACTCCATCGGGTTCCCGGTGTTCGTCAAGGCGGTCGCCGGCGGCGGCGGGCGGGGAATGCGGCGCGTCGCCGAGCCCGGCGAGCTGCGGGAGGCGATCGACGCGGCGATGCGTGAGGCGGAGTCGGCGTTCGGCGACGCCACCGTCTTCCTGGAGCAGGCCGTCATCAACCCCCGCCACATCGAAGTGCAGATCCTCGCCGACGCCAACGGGAATGTCGTGCACCTGTACGAGCGTGACTGTTCGGTGCAGCGCCGCCATCAGAAGGTCATCGAGATCGCGCCCGCGCCGAATCTCGACCCGGAGCTGCGCGCGCGTATCTGCGCCGACGCCGTCGCGTTCGCCAAGCACATCGGATACGTCAACGCGGGGACCGTGGAGTTCCTGGTCGACGAGCGCGGCAACCACGTCTTCATCGAGATGAACCCGCGTATCCAGGTGGAGCACACGGTCACCGAGCAGGTCACCGGACGGGACCTGGTGATCGGGCAGCTGCGGATCGCCGCGGGAAAGACACTTCCGGAACTGCGCCTGACGCAGGACGACATCGTCCTCACGGGCACGGCCCTGCAGTGCCGTATCACCACTGAGGATCCCGCCAACGGTTTCCGTCCCGACACCGGCACCATCTCCGCGTACCGTTCCCCGGGCGGCCCCGGTGTACGGCTCGACGGCGGCACCGTCCACACCGGCGCCGAGGTGTCTGCCCACTTCGACTCGATGCTGGTCAAGCTGACCTGCCACGGCCACGACTTCGACAACGCGGCCCGTCGCGCACGGCGTGCGATCGCGGAGTTCCGTATCCGCGGAGTCGCCACCAACCTGCCCTTCCTGGGCGCCGTGCTCGACCACCCCGGCTTCCGCGAAGGCCGTATCACGACGAGCTTTATCGCCGAGCATCCGGAGCTGATCCGGGCGCGCCCCTCGGCCGACCGCGGAAGTCGCATGCTCACGTATCTGGCCGAGACGACAGTCAACCGTCCTCACGGCCCGCGTCCCCAGGTGATCGACCCGGCCGCCAAGCTCCCTCCCGCCTCACTGGGCAGCGCATCCGCCGAAGGCTCCCGGCAGCGCCTCGCGGCGCTCGGCCCGGAGGCGTTCGCAGCGGAGCTGCGTGCGCAGCGGGCCGTCGCGGTGACGGACACGACCTTCCGCGACGCGCATCAGTCCCTGCTCGCCACCCGGGTGAGGACGCGCGACCTGCTGGCCGTCGCCCCGCATGTCGCTCGCACGGCACCGGAGCTGCTGAGCCTGGAGTGCTGGGGCGGTGCCACCTACGACGTGGCCCTGCGATTCCTCGCCGAGGACCCGTGGGAGCGGCTCGCGGCCCTGCGGGAGGCGGTGCCCAACATCTGTACGCAGATGCTGCTGCGTGGGCGCAACACCGTCGGCTACACGCCTTACCCCGTCGAGGTGACCGAGGCCTTCGTCGCCGAGGCAGCGGCGACCGGCATGGACATCTTCCGGATCTTCGATGCGCTCAACGACGTCTCGCAGATGCGTCCCGCCATCGATGCCGTCCGGTCCACCGGCACCGCGCTGGCCGAGGTCGCCCTGTGCTACACCGCGGACCTGTCGAACCCGGCCGAACAGTTGTACACGCTCGACTACTACCTGCGCCTCGCGGAGCAGATCGTCGAGGCCGGCGCGCACGTACTGGCCATCAAGGACATGGCCGGCCTGCTGCGGCCGCCCGCTGCCCGCACCCTGGTGACCGCACTGCGCGAGCGCTTCGACCTTCCGGTCCATCTGCACACCCATGACACGGCGGGCGGACAGCTCGCGACGCTGATCGCCGCGATCGACGCGGGCGTCGACGCCGTCGACGCCGCCGTCGCCTCGATGGCGGGCACCACCAGCCAGCCTTCCTTGTCGGCGCTCGTGGCGGCTACCGACCACACCGAGCGCGCGACCGGGCTCTCGCTCGACGCGGTCGGGGGACTCGAGCCGTACTGGGAGGCCATGCGCAAGGTCTACGCGCCCTTCGAGTCGGGGCTCGCCTCGCCGACCGGGCGCGTCTACCACCACGAGATCCCCGGCGGACAGTTGTCGAACCTGCGTCAGCAGGCCATCGCGCTCGGCCTCGGCGACCGCTTCGAACTGATCGAGGACTGCTACGCCGCCGCCGACCGGATGCTGGGCCGGCTGGTCAAGGTGACCCCCTCCTCCAAGGTGGTGGGAGACCTCGCCCTGCACCTGGTCGGAGCCGGCGTACAGGCGGCCGACTTCGAGTCCGACCCCGGCAAGTTCGACGTTCCGGACTCGGTGATCGGATTCCTGCGCGGCGAACTGGGCGACCCGCCCGGCGGCTGGCCCGAGCCGTTCCGTACCCGCGCACTGAAGGGCCGCCCTGCGCAGGCCGAGACCCCGACTTTGTCGGACGAGGACCGCGAGGGACTGGGCCGGGAGCGGCGGGCGACGCTGAACCGGTTGCTGTTCCCCGGCCCGACCAGGGAGTTCGAAGCCCACCGCGAGGCCTATGGCGATACGTCAGTTCTGCCCACGCAGGACTTCTTCTACGGTCTGGAGCCGGACACCGAGCACACGGTCACGCTCGGGGCCGGTGTCACGCTTCTGATCGAGCTGGAGGCGATCTCCGAGGCCGACGAGCGGGGCTTCCGTACGGTGCTGGCCACGCTCAACGGCCAGTTGCGCCCGGTGTCGGTGCGGGACAAGTCCGTCGCCACCGAGGTCAAGGCCGCTGAAAAGGCCGACCGCGGCAACGACCGGCATGTCCCCGCGCCGTTCGCCGGTGTCGTGACGCTCCAGGTGGAGGAGGGCTCTACGGTGTCGGCGGGTCAGACGGTGGCCACCATCGAGGCGATGAAGATGGAGGCTTCCATCACTGCCCAGTGCGCGGGCACGGTCGCGCGATTGGCGATTGGAAAGATCCAGCAGGTCGAGGCGGGCGATCTGCTCATCGAGATCGGCTGA